From the Rhinoderma darwinii isolate aRhiDar2 chromosome 12, aRhiDar2.hap1, whole genome shotgun sequence genome, one window contains:
- the LOC142664422 gene encoding uncharacterized protein LOC142664422, whose product MAEALILERLRAAAVHHGPGWLEETVAALTRIPDAVSPRRARRSGSVVRDRLPSPGPLTSMAMAAGGESATTAPALGRQRAVPGVTAMRAVSTRPSRRSRPPERLSPEVVPRTRRRRGSPIPDAAGQAAGRTAPSQALRPGRNPRPRRGPAVSRESQAGLPVTPPPSDGRCREQGTAAPHGDVPARGQASSGSSRRTTRSAATSRQQVRSEVWVPAVGRQVAGPSVSASSSPFRRCRWEGQSSAREELEEGELDVYRRGQDGPADGNTAPVQPVSESPPCLVWLMGHSYVHWGALRADVRPNGRQLRIPRQDAVVHWLGFRGMSWSRVLAEFQTYARLDRVPEVLVLHVGGNDLGVRPFRELVRDTKHDMLCLWVSYPKLVIVWSDIVPRKHWRLARSVERVNKARIKVNQAVSRFVAKNGGICIVI is encoded by the exons atggcagaggccctgattttagagcggctgcgtgccgctgctgtgcaccacggtcccggatggctggaggagaccgtggctgcattaacgcggatcccggacgccgtttcgccacgccgggcacggcgttcggggtctgttgtaagggacaggctcccctcccccggcccccttacgagcatggctatggcggcggggggggagtcggcaacaaccgctcctgcgctgggcaggcagagagcggtgccaggggtgacggcgatgcgggctgtgtcgacccgtccctctcggcggtcccgacctccagagcgccttagtccggaggtagtcccgcggacacggcgtcgcagagggagcccgatcccggacgctgcaggccaggcagctgggaggaccgccccttcccaggccctgcgtcctggcaggaatcccaggccgcgacggggtccggcggtaagcagggagtcgcaggctgggctccctgtcacccctcccccatcagatggaagatgtcgagagcaaggtacggccgccccgcatggtgatgttccggccagggggcaggcttcgtcaggatcgtctagacggacgactagatctgcagcgacatcgaggcaacaggtccggtcggaagtctgggtcccggcggtcgggcggcaggttgccggcccatcggtcagcgcgtcctcatcccctttccgaagatgtcgttgggagggacagtcgtcggcgagagaagaactggaggaaggtgaactggacgtctatcgtcgaggtcaggatggtccggctgacgggaacacagcgcctgtgcagcccg tttcagagtcgcctccgtgtttggtgtggttgatgggtcattcttacgtgcactggggggctttgagggcggacgtccgcccgaatggtcgccagttgcgcattccgcgacaggatgcggttgtgcattggctgggttttagaggtatgtcgtggagcagggtgttggcggaattccagacatatgctcggcttgatagggttccggaggtcttagtgttgcacgtgggtgggaatgacttaggagtccgcccctttcgtgagttggtgcgggataccaaacatgatatgttgtgtttgtgggtatcttatcccaagttggtgatagtgtggtcggacatagtcccaagaaagcattggcggttagctagatctgtggagagagtcaataaggctcgcattaaagttaatcaggcggtgtcccgttttgtggcaaaaaacgggggcatttgc